A window of the Cystobacter fuscus genome harbors these coding sequences:
- a CDS encoding kelch repeat-containing protein translates to MYLLRLSILPLMLALFAGCRSSEPPAVSATGSVSLVASTGQALAVSDIARVTVTTSAADMPTITIELAQIDGAWGGVIGDIPSGTNRTFLAQAYDSTGTLRYEGRVENVTVRAGVLTLVTLTLQNVSPSTPFTNEAPIIDSVTATPLVVAPGASVTLVASAHDPNPGDTLTYSWTAASGSFSAPSKPSTNWTAPATTGPVSLRLTVSDSRGAASLVTLMVRVSAGEGGAVVDVSFNNPPKVISLTSSQSYLDVGQQTTLSTSVSDADGDSLSYTWSATCAGTFEGADTSTARFTPTALPTATCNNCQVSVAVSDGRGGQTTGTVTLCISKDVAKHLPPTIVRSYQSTLTANPGQQVTFEVVASDPENSSINFTWSASTGSLGVAETTTSTSRLTWAAPACINPGTTPSIVATATNSFSLSVSRTFAVSNLPTCLPSANTWTHTTPMLSRRRNHYATLLPSGKVLFVGGYTRPDDSSSVDNTAPSELYDPVTGTWTALTSRAKAGDGFAAVTLPSKKILIVGGFPILGSPLSTAELYDPDSDSYSSITMSSTRLYPTATLLQSGKVLVAGGDWYYGGHKIPEVYDPITGTWTPTGPMSSARTHPSAVLLKSGKVLISGGENSDGEKLSTAEIYNPAEGTWTLAAPMLSAHVGHTLTLLPSGKVLLVGTVSNGTGGAELYDPETNIWTNADSGIIGFGYHTSTLLPSGRVLAIGGSNSAGIYNPLTNSWMPTGPEVTHTRYLHSATLLPSGQVLVAGGGDSSMYAHPVITADIYTP, encoded by the coding sequence ATGTATCTGTTACGACTGTCCATCCTCCCGCTGATGCTGGCGCTGTTCGCCGGCTGCCGGTCTTCCGAGCCCCCTGCAGTATCCGCTACCGGTTCCGTGAGCCTAGTTGCATCCACAGGCCAGGCACTCGCGGTCAGCGACATCGCCCGCGTCACCGTCACCACCTCCGCAGCGGACATGCCCACCATCACCATCGAGCTGGCGCAGATCGATGGGGCGTGGGGCGGAGTCATCGGTGACATTCCCTCCGGCACCAACCGCACCTTCCTGGCCCAGGCATACGACTCGACGGGCACCCTGCGCTACGAGGGGCGCGTGGAGAACGTCACCGTGAGGGCTGGAGTTCTGACGCTCGTCACCCTCACGCTTCAGAACGTCTCCCCCTCAACGCCCTTCACCAATGAGGCTCCCATCATCGACTCGGTGACTGCCACTCCGCTGGTGGTGGCGCCAGGGGCCAGCGTGACGCTGGTGGCCAGCGCCCACGACCCCAACCCAGGTGACACCCTGACCTACTCCTGGACGGCAGCTTCTGGCAGCTTCTCGGCACCCTCGAAGCCCAGCACCAACTGGACTGCACCGGCTACCACGGGCCCTGTGTCCCTCAGGCTCACGGTGAGCGACTCGCGCGGAGCGGCTTCCTTGGTGACTCTCATGGTGCGCGTCTCAGCAGGGGAGGGCGGGGCGGTGGTGGACGTAAGCTTCAACAACCCACCGAAGGTGATCAGCCTCACTTCCTCTCAGTCCTACCTGGACGTGGGCCAGCAGACGACCCTTTCTACTTCTGTCTCGGATGCGGACGGGGACTCGCTCAGCTACACTTGGAGCGCCACCTGCGCGGGCACCTTTGAGGGCGCCGACACGTCCACCGCGCGCTTCACTCCCACTGCTCTGCCGACCGCCACGTGCAACAATTGCCAGGTGAGTGTCGCCGTCTCCGATGGCCGCGGAGGACAGACAACCGGCACGGTAACGCTGTGCATCTCGAAGGACGTAGCCAAGCACCTGCCTCCCACCATCGTGCGCTCCTATCAGTCGACCCTGACAGCCAACCCCGGCCAGCAAGTTACCTTTGAAGTGGTGGCAAGCGACCCAGAGAACAGTTCCATAAATTTCACATGGAGCGCATCTACTGGTTCATTAGGAGTCGCTGAAACCACAACCAGCACCAGCCGTCTTACATGGGCAGCACCAGCGTGCATCAATCCAGGGACAACGCCTTCGATTGTCGCTACTGCCACAAACAGCTTTAGTTTATCAGTCTCACGAACGTTCGCAGTGTCAAACCTACCCACTTGCCTACCTTCAGCTAATACCTGGACACACACCACTCCGATGCTTTCGCGTCGGAGAAATCATTACGCTACACTACTGCCCTCCGGAAAGGTACTTTTCGTCGGAGGATACACAAGGCCCGATGATTCATCGTCAGTAGACAATACTGCACCGTCAGAATTGTACGACCCTGTTACCGGTACGTGGACAGCCCTGACATCCAGAGCCAAAGCGGGCGATGGCTTTGCCGCAGTAACATTGCCTTCAAAGAAAATACTCATCGTAGGCGGGTTCCCAATACTTGGCAGCCCTTTGAGCACAGCCGAGCTATACGATCCTGATTCTGATAGCTATTCGTCCATCACCATGAGCTCAACTCGTCTATACCCCACCGCAACACTGCTTCAATCGGGGAAGGTATTAGTGGCAGGAGGAGACTGGTACTATGGGGGCCACAAGATTCCGGAAGTCTACGACCCAATCACTGGCACCTGGACGCCGACCGGCCCAATGAGTTCGGCACGAACTCATCCCTCAGCAGTTCTACTTAAATCCGGAAAAGTATTGATCTCAGGAGGCGAAAACTCCGATGGCGAGAAACTAAGTACTGCGGAAATATACAACCCCGCAGAAGGCACTTGGACTCTCGCCGCTCCCATGCTGAGTGCGCACGTAGGACACACGCTAACCTTGTTACCATCGGGCAAGGTACTGCTTGTTGGCACTGTTAGCAACGGCACCGGTGGGGCTGAACTATACGATCCAGAAACCAACATCTGGACAAACGCTGACAGCGGAATAATTGGATTCGGCTATCACACGTCTACTCTCCTGCCGTCTGGGCGGGTGCTAGCTATTGGAGGATCCAATTCTGCGGGAATCTACAATCCGCTCACTAACTCTTGGATGCCTACTGGTCCTGAGGTCACCCATACACGTTATTTGCACTCAGCAACACTACTGCCCTCAGGACAAGTGCTTGTGGCTGGCGGTGGCGATAGCTCTATGTATGCGCACCCCGTCATTACGGCAGACATTTACACCCCCTGA